GCACGAGCTCGCGACGCCGCTCTCGACGATCGCCGTCGTCGCGAAGGAGCTCGAGCGCGCGCTCGGCGCCGACGCGGCCGGCGGGTCGGCGGCGGCCGACGCGCGCCTCATCCGCGAGCAGGTGCAGCGCTGCCGCGACATCCTCGAGCAGATGGCCGCCGACGCCGGCGAGAGCGCGGGCGAAGCGCCGACCGCGACCACGATCGCCGCGCTCCTCGCCGCCGCGACCGAGACGCTCGCGGAGCGCGCGCGCGTCGAAATCGCCGGCGCCGACGCGGATGCCGCGTGGACCGACGGTCCCCCCCGCGCGCTCGTCCAGGCGCTCCGCGGCGTTGTGAAGAACGCGCTCGAAGCCTCGACCGGCGCCGTGCGCGTCGAGGTCGCGCCGGCGGCGGACGCGCGCGCCGCGGACGGCGGCGCGTGGCGCGTCGTCGTCACGGATCGCGGCGCCGGCATGACGCCCGGGGTCCTCGCGCGCGCGGGGGAGCCGTTCTTCACGACCAAGAACCGCGACGGCGCGGCGCGCGGCATGGGGCTCGGGATCTTCCTCGCGCGGGCCGTGCTCGAGCGCGTCGGCGGCTCGATCGAGATCGCCTCGACGCTCGGACGCGGCACCACCGTGACCGTCGTCCTGCCGCGGGCGGGCGCTGCGACGGTTCGTCGCATTGACCGCGACGCGCCGGACGGCATGGTGAGGCGGGCGGCCTCATGAGCGACCAACGTACGGCCGGCGCGACCGCGCCCTCGTTGCTCATCGTCGACGACGACGAGGTGTTCCGGACGCGGCTCGCGCGCGCGTTCGGCGAGCGCGGCTACGACGTTCGCGCCGCGGGAGGCTACGAGGAGGCGCTCGCGCGGGCCCGCGAGGACTCGCCCGAGATGGCGGTCGTCGACCTCCGCATGCCGGGTCCGTCGGGGCTGGAGCTGGTGCGCGACTTGAAGGCGCTCGACCCGAGCACGCGCATCCTCGTGCTCACCGGCTACGGCTCGATCGCGACCGCGATCGAGGCCGTGCGGATCGGCGCGGTCTACTACCTCCAGAAGCCGGCCGACGTCGACGACATTCTCGCCGGCTTCGCGCGCGGCGAGGCGCCGCCGCTCGACCCGCCGCCGTCCGACTACACGGCGCCCTCGCTCGCGCGCGCCGAGTGGGAGCACATCAGCCGCGTTCTCTCCGACTGCGGCGGCAGCATCTCGGAGGCCGCACGCCGCCTCGGCCTGCACCGA
This genomic window from Deltaproteobacteria bacterium contains:
- a CDS encoding HAMP domain-containing histidine kinase, whose protein sequence is MPPAMSSSAGRTMAREARRGIDLSWLVTLRWGALAGQLATILAVDRLMGIALPLAALVAVLAIGAASNLGLAAWRRRAAADDGMLAAVMLLDVGLLTAVLYFTGGPFNPFSFLYLVNVALAAVILPARSTWALAGVSLALFFALFFAYVPLPIADHGMGHDHGMAGDPPISLHVRGMWVAFGVAAAFIVYFIQRVRRALAARDAELAEALRDAVRHEKLASLATLAAGAAHELATPLSTIAVVAKELERALGADAAGGSAAADARLIREQVQRCRDILEQMAADAGESAGEAPTATTIAALLAAATETLAERARVEIAGADADAAWTDGPPRALVQALRGVVKNALEASTGAVRVEVAPAADARAADGGAWRVVVTDRGAGMTPGVLARAGEPFFTTKNRDGAARGMGLGIFLARAVLERVGGSIEIASTLGRGTTVTVVLPRAGAATVRRIDRDAPDGMVRRAAS
- a CDS encoding response regulator transcription factor: MSDQRTAGATAPSLLIVDDDEVFRTRLARAFGERGYDVRAAGGYEEALARAREDSPEMAVVDLRMPGPSGLELVRDLKALDPSTRILVLTGYGSIATAIEAVRIGAVYYLQKPADVDDILAGFARGEAPPLDPPPSDYTAPSLARAEWEHISRVLSDCGGSISEAARRLGLHRRSLQRKLQKYPPRS